One window of the Bos indicus x Bos taurus breed Angus x Brahman F1 hybrid chromosome 8, Bos_hybrid_MaternalHap_v2.0, whole genome shotgun sequence genome contains the following:
- the LOC113897919 gene encoding basic salivary proline-rich protein 2-like has product MPPGNRTPPGNRQDAPRTQTGRPQETGRTPPGDRQDAPRKQDAPRRQAGRPQETGCPPGNRQDIPQETDRTSPGNRQDSPQETDRMPPRKQTGCPRGNRQDAPQKTDRTPPGDRQDARPPQETDRTPPGNRQDAPQETDRTPPGNRQDAPGETGRMPPRKQTGRPPPQETDRTPPGNRQDAPEETDRMPPGNRQDAPQKTDRMPPRKQTGHPQETDRTPPRKRQDTPRKQTGCPPGNRQDTPRKQAGRPPENRQDAPQETDRTPPGNRQDAPQEKTGHPQETDRMPPRKQTGRPPPQETDRTPPGNRQDPPQETDRMPPKK; this is encoded by the coding sequence ATGCCCCCAGGAAACAGAACACCCCCAGGAAACAGACAGGACGCCCCCAGGACACAGACAGGACGCCCCCAGGAGACAGGCAGGACACCCCCAGGAGACAGACAGGATGCCCCCAGGAAACAGGACGCCCCCAGGAGACAGGCAGGACGCCCCCAGGAGACAGGATGTCCCCCAGGAAACAGACAGGACATCCCCCAGGAAACAGACAGGACGTCCCCAGGAAACAGACAGGACTCCCCCCAGGAAACAGACAGGATGCCCCCCAGGAAACAGACAGGATGCCCCCGAGGAAACAGGCAGGACGCCCCCCAGAAGACAGATAGGACGCCCCCAGGAGACAGACAGGACGCCCGCCCCCCCCAGGAAACAGACAGGACACCCCCAGGAAACAGACAGGATGCCCCCCAGGAAACAGACAGGACACCCCCAGGAAACAGACAGGATGCCCCCGGGGAAACAGGCAGGATGCCCCCCAGAAAACAGACAGGACGCCCGCCCCCCCAGGAAACAGACAGGACACCCCCAGGAAACAGACAGGATGCCCCCGAGGAAACAGACAGGATGCCCCCAGGAAACAGGCAGGACGCCCCCCAGAAAACAGACAGGATGCCCCCCAGGAAACAGACAGGACACCCCCAGGAAACAGACAGGACGCCCCCCAGGAAAAGACAGGACACCCCCAGGAAACAGACAGGATGCCCCCCAGGAAACAGACAGGACACCCCCAGGAAACAGGCAGGACGCCCCCCAGAAAACAGACAGGATGCCCCCCAGGAAACAGACAGGACACCCCCAGGAAACAGACAGGATGCCCCCCAGGAAAAGACAGGACACCCCCAGGAAACAGACAGGATGCCCCCCAGGAAACAGACAGGACGCCCGCCCCCCCAGGAAACAGACAGGACACCCCCAGGAAACAGACAGGACCCCCCCCAGGAAACAGACAGGATGCCCCCCAAGAAATAG